The Anaerolineales bacterium genomic sequence GTTGAAAACCGTCGCGCGTCCGTCACAGGCGGAGATGACGCGCCGGGCGCGATGTTCGTCGTTGTTGTAGAGCCGCACACCGACGGCCCGGTCGTCCTCCACCAGGATACGCTCCACCTGTGCCCGGTAATGGATTTCACCCCCAAGTTCGAGGTAACGCTTCTCGATGGCGCGGGCGAATTCGAGCGAACCCCCTTCGGGAAAACCGGCGTTCTCGTCGTTCGCACAGGCCAGGAAGGACATCCCGATCATCACCGGAATGCTGCGCCAGGCGAACATCAACGGCACCGCACGCCGCAGGAACGGATCCTTGAAGCGCCGGGCGAAGTCCTCCGCGGAGATCAGGCCCCACTTCGCCAACAGACCGGTATAGGGCAGCATGTCCGCCCCGAGCCTGGCCCAGTCGGCCGGACTCATCAACGCTTTGGGTTTCTGCTGCAGGCGGGTCAGATCGAAACTCGAGAAGGCGCGGATGCCGCTGCAGAGCTGCCGGATCGGCCTGCGATCGGCGGGCGACAATTCGAGCAGATGATCCTGCAGTCGATCGGGATCGCTGTACACCACGAGACGCTGCCCGTTCATCGCTCGAATCTGCATGAATTCTTCATGGTTGAAAATTTTCCGGTTTTGAACGGCGCCCAGTTCAAGCCAGAAGTCGTTGTAGGGTTTCCCGGTTCCCGACCCGAAGAGGTAATAGATGCAGCCGTCGAACGTGTATCCCTTTCGCTGCCAGGAGGTGCACAACCCACCCGGCAGGTGATGCATTTCGAATATCCTGGTCTTGTAGCCGTTCATCTGCGCATAGCAGCCGGCGGCCATCCCGGCGATGCCTGCGCCGATGATGATGATGTCGTTGGACGTTTTCGTCATGCGGGATTCATCTCGTCGATGGCTTTTGAACGGCGAACTTCGCCCTTCCTAAAAAAAGTTCCGGCTTCTCTCGATAGCTTCCACGACTCCAGCGCGTGGGGTTTCCCGGCCTTTTATTGTAACGATCTTCTCCAGATTTTGGGAATATGGTCGCGATTCATGCTGCTTCACACGTGCTGCAGCGAACGACTATGAGATACCGATGCTTTTGGAATTCTTCCAGCAAACGGCTAGCCGGCCAATCCCTTCTCGACGAGTTCACGCAGCTCTGCGCTGTACAGGGCGTGTCCTTCCTGCCGCCACCATTCTTTCACGACGTCGCTTCTGAAAAGCTGGCGGACGCTCTGGGCGTAGGTTTCGACGGATGGATCGTCGATCAAA encodes the following:
- a CDS encoding NAD(P)/FAD-dependent oxidoreductase, which gives rise to MTKTSNDIIIIGAGIAGMAAGCYAQMNGYKTRIFEMHHLPGGLCTSWQRKGYTFDGCIYYLFGSGTGKPYNDFWLELGAVQNRKIFNHEEFMQIRAMNGQRLVVYSDPDRLQDHLLELSPADRRPIRQLCSGIRAFSSFDLTRLQQKPKALMSPADWARLGADMLPYTGLLAKWGLISAEDFARRFKDPFLRRAVPLMFAWRSIPVMIGMSFLACANDENAGFPEGGSLEFARAIEKRYLELGGEIHYRAQVERILVEDDRAVGVRLYNNDEHRARRVISACDGRATVFNMLRGKYAGRRLRRLYDGHLPISTQLQVSIGVKRDLSAEPHLVNFLLDRPRDIAGQEHRSVGIRHYGFDPSMAPEGRSAIVMTLDTAYDYWQRIYGRTIYDHEQIQEADMLIDLLEEIYPGIQSEIELIDVATPLSYERFTGNWRGSICGWLLTKETLPMKLIGMRSTLPGLKDFYMTGQWVEPGGGLQIVATSGRNIVRQLCAEDKKEFTTQLPC